Part of the Paracoccus sp. MC1862 genome, CGCGCGGGCGGAGGCTCCTGCCCTGCCACAGGCGCCGGGGCGAGCAGCGCCCCCAGCAGCGCCGCCGCCAGACCCGCCTGCCCCAGCCCGTGGCGCATCAGAACCGGGTCGAGATCGACAGGTCGAAGGGCTGCGTGTTGTCGTAGTCCTCTTTCTTGATCGCCTTGGACAGGTTGAAGCGCAACGGCCCGATGGGCGTCGTCCAGAACAGCGACACCCCGACCGAGGCGCGGATGTTCATGCTGTCATCCACGCTGCCGTCGATGGCTTCGGTCACGTTGCCGTCCCCGTCGCGGTCGTTGGTGTCGCGGCCGTAACCGGCGACATTGTCCAGCCCCCAGACGGAACCGGCATCGGCGAAGATGCCGCCGCTGATCCCGTATTCCTCGGGCAGTCCCAGCGGGAACTGCGCCTCCGCGCGGGCGGCCCAGAAATAATTGCCGCCCAGCGCGTCCTCGTAGGGCGCATTCAGGTCGCGGGGACCGTAGCCGTTCGATTCAAAGCCGCGGATGCGGCCGGTCCCGCGGAAACGGTCGGTGATGCGGCTTTCGCTGTCGTTCAGCATGACCAGCGCGCCCGCCTCGAACTCGGCCCGCAGCGCGACTTCCTCGCGCCAGGCGCGGCTTTCGACGCCCGCCAGCATCGTCGTGGTGACCGCATCCACATCGCCGCCGAGGCCTGCGAAATCCTGGCTGAAGCGCAGCTTCCAGGCTGTCAGCGGGTCCAGGCCCGTGCCGCGCGTGTCGTAATTGTAGCTGTAGCCAAGCGCCGAGCTGACGCGCTCGCCCTGCTCGCCCACCAGGATCGGGGACGAGCCGATCCATTCGCCGGTTTCGGGATCGAAGCCGACGGGATCGACATCATACAGCTTGTCCTTGCTCAGCCGATAGCTGAGTTCGAGACGCCCGTTCTCGCTGACCGGGAACTCGATCCCCGTCGAAATTCCCAAGCTGCGCGTGTTGAAGCGGGCGTTGTCGTAATCCGACGTGCGGTACCAGGCCGACAGGCGGGCGCGCAGGTCGCGGGCCAGGAAGGACGGCTCGATGAAGCTGAAATCGAACCCCTGCGAGCCGCTGGCGGTCGAGAAGGACAGCGCAACGGTCTGACCGCGGCCAAGGAAGTTCTGCTCGGTCAGCGAGGCGTTGAAGCCGATGCCCTGGCTGGCGCCATAGCTGGCGCCAAAGCCGAGGCTGCCGGTCGGCTGCTCCTCGACGTTGACATCGACAATCACCTGCTGCGGGCTGGACCCTTCGCGCGTTTCCACCTGCGCGTCGGCGAAGTAGCCCAGCGCCCGGATGCGCTCGGCCGAGTTGCGGATCTCACGCGGGTTCAGGGGGTCGCCCTCGACGGTGCGGAACTGGCGGCGGATCACCTCGTCCAGCGTCGTCGTGTTGCCCTCGATGTCGATGCGCTCGACAAAGACACGCGGCCCGCGGGTCAGCGCGAAGGTCAGGTCCAGCGTCTGGTTGCGCGGGTTTCGCGTCACCCGAGGTTCGACCGCAAGGAAATTGGCGCCCTGCTGCAAGGCCACGGCCTCCAGCCGCTGGATCGAGTTCTCGACCGCCTGCGGGCTGTAGACCTGTCCCGGCCTAACCCGGTTCTGCGCCACATAGGCGTCGGCGGACACGCCCGGCACCTCGCTGACGACGGTGACATTGCCGAAGGTGTAACGCGGGCCTTCGTAGATGTTGTAGGTGACGAAGAACGCGTCGCGTTCGCGGGCGACCTCGGGCGCCACGGCCTGCACCCGGAAGTCGGCGTAACCGCGCGAGCGGTAGAAGTCGGTCAGCAACTGCTCGTCCAGTTGCGTCCGTTCGGGGGCGAAGACGTCGCGGCGGATGAAGGTCCGCAGGATGCCCGCCTGCTTGGTCGCCAGTACGTTCCGCAGCCGGCGGTCGGAAAAGGCGCGGTTGCCGGCGAATCCGATGCGCTCGATCTCGGTCAGGTCGCCTTCGCGGATCTCGAACACCAGATCCACGCGGTTGCCGGGGCGGCGGATCACGCGGGGATCGACGCGGGCGGCATAGCGCCCCTCGCTGGCATAGGCGGCAGCGATGGTCTGAGCGTCCCGTTCCGCCTGCGCGGGCGAGAACACCCGGCGCGACTGCGACTGCACGATCTCGCCCAGCCGTTCGTCGTTCAGGCGGCGGTTGCCCTCGAAGCTGATGACGTCGATGACCGGATATTCGCTGACGCGGATGACCAGCGTGCTGCCCTGCGGGACGATCTCGACCGTCTCGAACAGGCCCGACTGCTGCAGGCGCTGCTGCGCGTCATTCAGATCGCCCAGCGACAGGTCGGCGCCGCGGCGAATGTCGGCAAGCGACAGGATGGTTTCCGCATCGACGCCCTGCGCGCCTTCCAGCCGCACCTCGGAATAAACGGCGGCGACCGCCGGCATCCCCAGCATGACCGTCAGCGCCAGTCCCGAGACGAGCGCCCGCGTGCCCCTGATAGCCGGGCTTGCGCCCATCCTGCGATCCCACATGACCTGTCCCTTGCGCCTGGCGTATCGCGCCGGTTTTCCCGGCCGCATTTGCGGCAGGATTAAACCCCTGCCGCCTGTCCTGTCAAAGCAAACCCCCGCCTCAGCGGCAAAGTATGTCGTTGGAGAGGCCGAAGAACATCAGTGCCAGCACCAGCGCCACGCCGATGCGGGTCAGCACATCCATGACGCGTGCCGACGGCGGGCGGCCCGCCACGGCCTCCCATGTGTAGAAGGCAAGGTGTCCGCCATCCAGCACCGGGATCGGCAGCAGGTTCAGGAAACCGATGCCCGCCGACAGCACCGCGACCAGCCAGAAGAAGTTGCCCGCGCCCGAGCTGGCCGCGTCCCCCGCGACCTCGGCGATGGAAATCGCGCCGGACAGGTTGCAGCGGCCGATCTGCCCGGTGACCATGGCGACCAGCCCGGTCAGCGAGCCCCAGATCACGTCCCAGGTCTGCTGTGTGCCGATCCACAGCGCCTCGAACGGGTTGGGCGTCCGGGTGGCGGGGCGGATGTAGCCCTCTCCTCCGGTCACGCCGATCAGCCAGCGTTTCTCGAAGCCGCCATCGACGCGGGGCAGGTCCTGTTCGCGGGGGACAAGGACAAAATCGGCCTCTCCGGCGTCCTCGCGCCAGACGCGCATGGTGACGGGGCGGCCCTGCGCGGCCTCGACGGTCGGTCGCAGGTCGGTGAAGCGGGTGATCGGCCGGCCTTCGACCGCCAGGATCACATCGCCGGGCCGCAGGTCCACCGCCGAGGCGGCGCTGCGCGGCCCCACGCCCGAGACGCGCGGTGGCGCGACATCGGGGGCGGTGACGGTGATCTCGTTGCCCCCACGGCGGACGGTCCACTGCTGCTGCGGCGCGGGCGGCAGCGTCTCGGACAGGCGGAACAGCGCGCCCCAGTCGGTGACGGGCTGTCCTCCGACGGCCAGCACCTCGTCGCCGGGCCGCAGGTCGTTGGTGATGCCGGGGGGCGCGGGCGCGATCTCGCCCACCACCACGCGGTCGGTGGCAAGCCCCTGCCACATGACCACGCCCGCAAAGACGGCAGCGGCCAGGATGAAGTTGAAGAACGGCCCCGCCGCAACGGTGGCGAACCGCGCCCAGAGCGGCGCACCCCCCAGCGTCTGCCGCGCCAGCCTTGGGTCGACCGAGCCGTCGCGGGTGGCGCTGGCCACATCCGCATCCCCGAGGAAGCGGACATACCCGCCAAGCGGGATCGCCGCGACCTGCCAGACGGTGCCGCGCCGGTCGCGGCGGGCGAACAGCCGCGGCCCGAAGCCTAGCGAGAAGACCTCGGCCCGGATGCCCGACCAGCGGCCGACGATGTAATGGCCGTATTCGTGGACGCCCACGATGATCGACAGCGCGATGATGAAGGCGGCGACCGTCCAGGCAAAGCCGCCCATCTGTCCGGCGATTTCCCCGATCATGCCGCCGCCTGCCACACGGCGGCGTCACGCCGCGCTTGCGCGTCCCATTCCAGAACGGTCTGCAGGCTGTCGGGACTGTTCCCGAAGCCCGCCCGCCCCGCCGCGAGATCAAGCGCATGCGCGACCGCCCCCGCCATGTCGGTGAAGCGGATGCGGCCGGTGATGAAATCGTCCAGCGCCTGTTCCTTGGCCGCGTTCAGCACCGCCCCAGCGGCCCCGCCCTGCGCGATCACCTGCCGCGCCAATGCCAGCGCCGGCCAGCGCGTCCCGCAGGGGGCACGGAAGGTCAGGCTGCCCAGGGCGGCAAGGTCCAGCCGCGGCAACGGCAGCTTCTCGCGCCGGGGCCAGTGCAGCGCATGGCCGATGGCATGGCGCATGTCCGGCGGCCCCAGATGCGCCAGCGTGCCGCCGTCGATATAGGCGACAAGCGCATGGACGATGGATTCGGGATGGATCAGGACGGCGATGCGGTCTTCCGGCAGGCCGAAGAACTCATGCGCCTCGATGACTTCCAGCGCCTTGTTGAACATCGAGGCGCTGTCGATGGTGATGCGCTGGCCCATGTCCCAGTTCGGATGGCTGGACGCCTCGGCCACCGTGGCCCGGGCCAGCCGCTCAAGCGGCCAGTCGCGGAAGGCGCCGCCCGAGGCGGTCAGGGTGACAAGCTCGACCCGGTCGAGACTGTTATTCTCAAGGCACTGGAAAACGGCGGAATGTTCCGAATCCACCGGCAGGATCGTGGCGCCGCTGCGCTGTGCGGTGCCCATCAGTAGGCGGCCTGCGGCAACAAGGCTTTCCTTGTTCGCCAATGCCAGCGTGCCGCCGCGCTGGACCACCCGCAGGCCGGGGGCAAGCCCCGCCGCGCCCACGATCGCCGACAAGGTCCAGTCGGCAGGCCGGTCGGCGGCCTCGGCGATGGCGGTCGTGCCGGTCGCGGCCTCGACCCCCGACCCCTCCAGAGCCTCGCGCAGATCAGGCAGCAGCGCTTCGTCGGCGATCACGGCGATCTCGGCCCGCAGGGCGCGCGCCATCTCGGCCAGCCGCGCGACGTTGCGCCCGCCGGTCAGGGCGACCGTCCGCCATGTCGCGGGTCCGCCTGACCGCATCAGCAGGTCGAAGGCGCTTTCCCCGACCGAGCCGGTCGCGCCGAAGATGGAAACGCTGCGCATCTCAGCCCACGATCGGCAGCCAGTTGCCCAGGCCCAGCACCGTCGCTGCGGCGAGCGATCCTGCCATCGCATCGAAACGGTCCATCAGCCCTCCGTGTCCGGGGATCAGGCGCGAGCTGTCCTTTACGCCGACCCGCCGCTTGATCCAGCTTTCGGCGATATCGCCCATCTGGCCGGCAAAGGCGAGAAGCGGGCCGATCACGATCACGCCGGGATCGGCCCGGCCGAGGATCACGAGGATGATCCCCAACAGCACCGCACCGGCCCAGCCGGCGACAGTCCCGCTCCATGTCTTCTTCGGGCTGATGGCGGGCCAGAACTTGGGGCCGCCGACGCTGCGGCCGACGAAGTAACCCAGCACGTCCGACAGCACGACCAGGGCCACGATCCAGACCGCCTCGCCCAAGCCGAAGGTGATGCGTATCCACAGCAGCCCCCAAGCCGCCAAGACCATCATCAGGCTGAAGCCGACATAGGCAAGCCGCAGCTCGCGCCGGGCGATGCGGGTGCCGAGGCCAAGGGACAGGATGAAGGCCAGCGCCCCCCACGATCCCCAAAGCAGCGTCAGGGCCATCGCCAGGCCTGACAGCAGGCCGACGCCGATCACCCGGCCACGCTGCGGCGCCGGGACCACGAGGCGGGTCAGTTCCCACATCAGGGCCGCGAACAGAACCGAGATGCCGATGCTGGCCACCAGCACCGGCAGCAACAGCAGCGCGGTGCCGGCAACAAGGATGATCAGCGCCGAGCCGAGCCGCTCGGCCAGATCGGGCCAGCGGCCCTGTGGCGCGACGCGCGGTGGGCGCAGGCCCCTCATGCCGCTCCGAAACGGCGCTGGCGCAGGCTGGTGCGGTCGAGGATCTCGGCCAGATGCGCCGGCGAGAAATCGGGCCACAGCACCGGCGTGAACTCGTATTCCGCATAGGCCGCCTGAAACGGCAGGAAATTCGAGGTCCGCGTCTCGCCCGAGGTGCGGATCACCAGATCCGGGTCGGGCTGGCCGGCGGTGTCGAGGCAGGCGGCAAGGTCGGCCTCGCCGGGCCTTGCGATCTCGCCGGCCGCGATCCTGCCGGCCAGCCGCGCCGCCGCCCGCGCAAGCTCGTCGCGGCCACCGTAGTTGATGGCGACGGTCAGGTTCAGGCGGCAGTTGCCCGCCGTCCGCGCCTCGATCCCCGCCATCAGCGCCTGCAGCTTGGGGTCCAGCCGCTCGCGCCCGCCGATGAAGCGCATCCGCACGCCCTCAGCCGCCATGGCGTCGGCCTCGCGCCGGATATAGCGGGCGAAGATACCCATCAGGCCCAGCACTTCCTCGGTCGAGCGCTTCCAGTTCTCGGTCGAGAAGGCGTAAAGTGTCAGCCAGTTCACGCCGAGGTCTGGCGCCGCCCGGACGATCTGCTTGACCCGCTCGGCCCCGCGACGGTGGCCGACGAGGCGCGGCCAGCCCCGCTCGCTGGCCCAGCGCCCGTTGCCGTCCATGATGATCGCGACATGGCGGGAGCGGGCTGCGCCATTGGCGAAGGCGGGCGTGATGACCGGCGCTGCTTCGGCCATGATGTCAGACCTGCATGATTTCGGCTTGTTTAGACTCGAGCGCCTTGTCCACCTCGGCGATCATCTTGTCGGTCAGTTCCTGCACCGAGGATTCCCAGAACTTCTGGTCGTCCTCTGCCATGCCCTTGGACTTGCCCTTCTTGATCTGGTCCATGCCGTCGCGGCGCACGTTGCGGATCGCGACGCGGGCGCTTTCGGCATATTGCGCGGCGACCTTGGTCAGCTCGCGCCGGCGTTCCTCGTTCAGTTCGGGGATCGGCAGCATGATGATGGTGCCGTTGGTCTGCGGGTTGATGCCGAGGCCGCTTTCGCGGATCGCCTTTTCCACCTTGCCGACCATGCCCTTGTCCCAGATGTTGATTGTGACCATGCGCGGTTCCGGCACGTTCACGGTCCCAAGCTGGTTGATCGGCGTGGGCGAGCCATAGGCGTCCACGGTAATCGGGTCGATCATGCTGGCCGAGGCGCGGCCCGTCCGCAGGGATGAAAATTCGTGCCGCAGGCTGTCCATCGCGCCTTTCATCCGGCGTTCAAGGTCATCCGTATCGATCTCGATCTCGTCGGCCATAATCCTGCTCGCAGATAGTTTTTTCGCTCTATAGCCGCTTGCGGACGGGTTTGTATAGGTGCACTGCCGCCGCAGTTGCAGACAGCTTTACGCTTTCTCGTAGGCGCTGCCGTCCCCGGCCCGGCGGGCGCGGGCGACATACTCGCCCTTTTCCGGCACCGCCACCGCCCGGAACTCGCGCGCGAGCCGGTGCAGCGCCGCGCGCATCTCGGGGCCGCGCATGGGCTGGCCGTGAAAGGTCACGGCAAGTTCGGGTCCCAGCGCGGCGAGCTTCTTCACCGACTCCTCGGCGGCTTCCCAGTCGATGGTGAAATACATCGGTGGGCCGTGCATCTGCGGCTCTTGCAGGGCAACGTCATAGGCGGACTCCTGCCCTGTCGTGCAGAAGGCATCGCCCACGATCAGGGCGCGATCCCCGTCGCGCCAGAGCGAGACATGACCAACCGAGTGGCCGGGCGTGTGGACCCAGCGCCAGCCCGGCATGAACGGCACGCTGCCATCCTCGGGCAGCGGGCGCAGGCGCGCGCCGACATCCACGGGCGACCTGGGGTAAAGACGCGAGAGGCGCGCCATCAGCCCGCCGCCGACGCTTGGATCCGCGGGCGGATAGGCGGCGCTGCCGTTCAGGTAGGGGTGTTCAAGCGGATGCGCGTAGACGGGGGCGTCCCATTCCTCGGCCAGCTGCTCCAGCGCGCCGACATGGTCGAAATGACCATGCGTCATGACAATGGCGGCGGGGCGCGATCCTTCCCCGAAGCGCGCCTGCGCGGCACTGCGGATCAGGCCCGCCGTCCCGGTCAGCCCCGCGTCGATCAGCACCCATTCGCGATCCCCTGCGCCCGAGGGGCCCACGAAGATCACGTTGACAATGCCCAGGCGCCGATAGGCCAGATCGGGCGCGACCTCATGCGTATGGTCGCGCCGTGCGGCATCCAGTTCCGGCTCGACCGCGCTTGCGTCGTCGGAAAGGGGGATCTGTTCGGACATGGCCGCCTCGTTTCTGGCTTCAAGGCAGAACGAACGCGGCGGGCCGGGGTTCCTATTCGTGCACCCGCGTATAGGTGCCGTTCCCCGCCAGGATGCCGCAGAAGCCGCCCGGCTCGTCCAGCGAGAAGACGATGATCGGCAGGTTGTTGTCCCGCGCCAGCGCGATGGCCGAGGCGTCCATGACGTTGAGATGCTTCTGCAGCACTTCGTCATAGCTCACGTTGTCGTAACGCACCGCGTCGGCATGCTTCTTGGGATCCTTGTCATAGACCCCGTCCACCTTGGTGCCCTTGAAGATCACCTCGCAGTTCATCTCGTTGGCGCGCAGCGTGGCCGCGGTGTCGGTGGTGAAATACGGGTTCCCGGTTCCGGCCGCGAAGATGATGACGCGCTTCTTTTCCAGATGACGGATGGCGCGGCGGCGGATGTAGGGCTCGGCCACCTCGTCCATGCGGATGGCGCTGATGACGCGGGTGTGGATGCCCTCGGCTTCCAGCGCCGCCTGCATGGCCAGCGCGTTCATCACCGTCGCCAGCATCCCCATGTAGTCGGCAGTCGCCCGCTCCATCCCCTGGGCGCTACCCTGCAGGCCACGGAAGATGTTGCCGCCGCCGATCACCATGCAGATCTCGGTGCCGAGGTCATGAACGGATTTCACCTCATTGGCGATGCGGGCGACGGTCGGCGGGTGCAGCCCGTAGCCCTGGTCGCCCATCAGCGCCTCGCCGGAGATCTTCAGCATGACCCGGTCATAGCCGACGGCCTGCGGTGCGGCGGTCGAGGGTGGCGCGGGGTTGGTCAGGTCGGTTTCGGTCATGCTGTGGCCCCCGCGGATTTCATCGGCCGGCAAAATGACGCAGATAGAGCGCATGATCAACACCGCCTCCGCCGCGTCAGACGATCCCTCGCGGATTGAACGGCTCGTCGCCGTCATCGACCCGAGCCGCCCGGTCCTGATCGCGGGACCGACCGCATCGGGCAAGTCGGCGATGGCGCTGCGGATCGCGCGGGCGATTGGCGGTGCGGTGGTCAATGCCGATGCCCTGCAGGTCTGGTCCTGCTGGCGGGTGCTGACGGCGCGCCCCTCGACCGAGGATGAAGCCGCGGCCCCGCACCTGCTTTACGGCCATATCGCGCCGGGGCGCAGCTATTCCGTCGGAGACTGGCTGGCCGAGGTCGCGGCATTGCTGGACCGGTCCCGCCCGCTGGTGATCGCAGGGGGGACCGGGCTTTACCTGTCGGCGCTGACCTCGGGCCTGGCCGTCATTCCCCCGGTCCCCGCAGAGATCCGGGCAAAGGGCGACGCATGGCTGGCGCGTGGCGGGCTGGAGGAGATGATCGAGGCGCTGGACGCGCGCACCCGCGCGGGTCTGGACCTGCGGAACCCGGCCCGCGTCCAGCGCGCGTGGGAGGTGCTGAGCGCGACCGGACGGGGGCTTGCCGACTGGCAGGCCGAAACGCCGCCGCCGCTGATTCCGGCGGGCGGGGCGCAGCGCTTCGTGCTGCAGACGGACCGCGACCGGCTTGCCCGGCGCATCGCCGCGCGCTTTGACGCGATGCTGCAGCAGGGCGCGCTGGACGAGGTGCGGCAGATGCTGCCCCTCTGGCAGGCGGGCGCGCAATGGACCCGCGCGATCGGCGCGGCCGAGCTGAAGGACCACCTGGAAGGGCACGCAACGCTGGCCGAAGCGACGGAGCGCGCGGTCATCTCGACGCGTCAATATGCGAAAAGCCAGCGCATCTGGTTCCGCAACCGGATGCGCGGCTGGACCATCGTTCACGTTTAAAGAATTTCCGGGAACGTTCATGGTTTATCAACGTTTTATGTGCGATATTTTCACATAGCGAATCTGGGGGCAGGCCGATGTCCGCTGACCCGAACACATTTACCGACAGCCTTTATCCCGCCGGTTGCCTTGTCGATGCGCCGGATGCGTTCACGCCCTCGCCGCCGGCGAATTTGCCGCAGCCCGCAGCACCGATCACGCCCTATGCCGGGCGGCCGCGGCCGCCCGAAACCGGGCTGCGGCTGCTGCCGCTCGACAGCTTTGTCTGGGGGGGCGCTGCCCGGCCGGATGGCGTCCGGCGCGGCCGGACCCGCGGGGACCATTGCCTGATCCGTGTCACGGCAGGCGTGATGCGGATCATCCTGCCCAGCGGTGCGGTGGATCACGGCGCCGGCAGCGTGATCTTCGTGCCCGCCGGCACCGCCTTTGCCGCCGATCCCCAGCCCGGCGTGGCAGGTCAGGCACTGCTGATGCAGCGCGACATGGGCCGGCGACTGGCGCTGCCGAACCGCATCGTGGTCGGCAGCGGGGCCAGCGATGCCTTTTCGGCCGATATCGCCGCACTGGCAATGCGCGGCCGCGACCCCATCGCCAGCGCAACCGCTGCCTGCCGGCTGGAACTGATTGCGACCACGCTGCACCGCCTGTCTGCCCGGCCGGAACCCGCAAGCCCCGCCTTGCCCGGTCAGGACAGCCGCGCGCTGGTCGAGGCCTATTGCGAACTCGCGGGCCGAGAGATGGGTCGCGGACGGACCATCGCCGATCTGGCCGAGGCGCTGGGCACGACGGCGGGTGGGCTGGACATGGCCTGCCGCCGGCAGCGGGGCTGCTCGGCGCTGGACCTGATCTACAAGCTGCGGGTCGAACGTGCGGTGGCCCTGCTGCCGGATCGCACCCGCAGCCTTGCCCAGATCGCCGAGGATCTCGGCTTCACCGGAACCGCGCATCTGAACCGCGTCATGATGGCACTTGCGGGACGACCGGCAGAAGCGTTCCGGGCACATGCGTGACGCAAGGCTGCGCCGGAAATGGCGGGGGAGATCTGAAGACACGGAAGGGACTGCTGGCAATCAGCGCAAGGAGAGGCAGAGCCGAAGAACACCCCCTTCGTCGAAACTGACGGATTCCCAGGCACGCCAAAGGCGACGCAAAATACCGGAAGGTTCCACGATCCGGTTGCCGCGGCTCTGTTGCACAAATGGTCTGATGGCCGTTGTTCCCCCTTTCCCCGGACAGACTCATTCCACAGCTTCAGTGACGGGTATGCCGAGCGCGGTGTAGCCGTTCAGGACGGCAATCCGGACCTGAAGTTCGGCGACCTGACGATCGAAGTCCCGCGCCATGAGGCGTTGCCCCAGAAGTTTCACGCAATGCATCTTCGTCTCGACGCGGCTCCGGCGGTGGTATCCACTCCATCTTCGCCAAAGCGTGCGGCCCAGGTATTTCGCAGATCGCAGAGCCTCGTTGCGCGCCGCGGCCCCGGCCGTGACAGCCTTCCATGGCTTTGCGTTCCTGCGGGGCGGGATCACGGCGTGAGCGCCGCGGTCGGCGATCGCATCGTGGCACTTGCGGGTGTCGTAGGCACCGTCAGCCGTAACGCTGCCGATCTCCTCGTCCGCCGGGATCTGGTTGAGCAGATCTGGCAGGACCGGGGCGTCACCGATGTGGCTCCCGGTGATCTCGATGGCCCGGACTTCTAGCGTTTCCTCGTCGATCCCAATGTGAATCTTGCGCCAGATACGCCGCTTCGGGCCGCCATGCTTGCGGGCGTGCCACTCGCCTTCGCCTTCGACCTTGATCCCGGTGCTGTCGACCAGCAGGTGCAGAGGTCCCTTGGAGCCCCGATACGGGATGTTGACGGCCAGGGTCTTCTGGCGCCGCGACAGCGTGCTGAAGTCAGGCACCGTCCAGTCGAGGCCGATCAGGCGAAGCAGGCTCTCGACGAACCCTGCCGTCTGCCGCAATGCCATGCCGAACAGCACCTTCATGGAAAGGCAAGTCTGGATGGCGGCATCGCTGTAGGTCTGCTGTCGGCCACGTCGACCTGTCGCAGCCGCCTCCCAGCTCATCTCGGGGTCGAACCAGATCGTCAGCGAGCCACGGCGCTTGAGCGCTTCATTGTAGGCCGGCCAGTTCCTGGTCTTGTAGGTCAGGCGTGTGGGTTTGCTCATGTCGACCAGCTACCATGCTGACTCACGACATGAGTCACTGAAGGGATTTGTGCAACATGTGTAACCGCCCCAAGCGCAAGAGGGATTTTGAAGCTGATCTTGGCGCGTTGTCGGGTGCTGACATGTGTCCGGCCTCATGATGCGGCGCGATCCATGCCGCAGGGCCCGTATGGTGTTCGAAGGTCGGGTCCAGATCAAAGCCGCGTGCTCATAGGCACTCTGTTGCACACTGGTTTTCCCGATCCCGTCTCACAACTGTTGCGCCAAACTGCTCCTTGCCCTCTTCCGCTCCGACGTCCTCGCGAT contains:
- a CDS encoding IS5 family transposase; this translates as MSKPTRLTYKTRNWPAYNEALKRRGSLTIWFDPEMSWEAAATGRRGRQQTYSDAAIQTCLSMKVLFGMALRQTAGFVESLLRLIGLDWTVPDFSTLSRRQKTLAVNIPYRGSKGPLHLLVDSTGIKVEGEGEWHARKHGGPKRRIWRKIHIGIDEETLEVRAIEITGSHIGDAPVLPDLLNQIPADEEIGSVTADGAYDTRKCHDAIADRGAHAVIPPRRNAKPWKAVTAGAAARNEALRSAKYLGRTLWRRWSGYHRRSRVETKMHCVKLLGQRLMARDFDRQVAELQVRIAVLNGYTALGIPVTEAVE
- a CDS encoding helix-turn-helix domain-containing protein, producing the protein MSADPNTFTDSLYPAGCLVDAPDAFTPSPPANLPQPAAPITPYAGRPRPPETGLRLLPLDSFVWGGAARPDGVRRGRTRGDHCLIRVTAGVMRIILPSGAVDHGAGSVIFVPAGTAFAADPQPGVAGQALLMQRDMGRRLALPNRIVVGSGASDAFSADIAALAMRGRDPIASATAACRLELIATTLHRLSARPEPASPALPGQDSRALVEAYCELAGREMGRGRTIADLAEALGTTAGGLDMACRRQRGCSALDLIYKLRVERAVALLPDRTRSLAQIAEDLGFTGTAHLNRVMMALAGRPAEAFRAHA
- the miaA gene encoding tRNA (adenosine(37)-N6)-dimethylallyltransferase MiaA, coding for MINTASAASDDPSRIERLVAVIDPSRPVLIAGPTASGKSAMALRIARAIGGAVVNADALQVWSCWRVLTARPSTEDEAAAPHLLYGHIAPGRSYSVGDWLAEVAALLDRSRPLVIAGGTGLYLSALTSGLAVIPPVPAEIRAKGDAWLARGGLEEMIEALDARTRAGLDLRNPARVQRAWEVLSATGRGLADWQAETPPPLIPAGGAQRFVLQTDRDRLARRIAARFDAMLQQGALDEVRQMLPLWQAGAQWTRAIGAAELKDHLEGHATLAEATERAVISTRQYAKSQRIWFRNRMRGWTIVHV